The proteins below come from a single Nitrospiraceae bacterium genomic window:
- the prfA gene encoding peptide chain release factor 1 → MPPITKTELKEGGLFSKWEAIANKYDTLNDQLSDPAVLSQPTLLVALTKERSEIEPIAQLFGGYRRVVEEIAQTRLMTEDLQLDPDMRRLAGEELQSLESQREALEAQVIELLCPADEGDNKNSFIEIRAGTGGSEAALFAGDLLRMYTKFAEAKGLRVELMEFQETGLGGVKEAVLLVEGKGAFGNFKYESGVHRVQRVPTTEANGRIHTSTATVAVMPEVEEVEVHIDPKDLRIDTYCSSGAGGQSVNTTYSAIRITHIPTGVVVTCQDERSQLKNRTKAMRTLRTRIGDAEREKQEASIAQQRRSQVGTGERSEKIRTYNFPQNRVTDHRIGLTLHKLDRVMEGDLDGLIAALKAQ, encoded by the coding sequence ATGCCACCAATTACTAAGACAGAGCTTAAAGAGGGCGGTTTATTCAGCAAATGGGAGGCCATTGCCAATAAATATGACACGCTCAACGATCAGTTATCAGATCCTGCCGTCTTGTCTCAACCGACCCTTCTGGTTGCCCTCACGAAAGAACGATCAGAGATAGAGCCCATTGCGCAGTTGTTTGGCGGGTACCGACGGGTAGTTGAAGAGATTGCCCAGACTCGCCTGATGACGGAAGATCTGCAATTAGATCCCGACATGCGCCGGTTGGCCGGTGAAGAGTTGCAAAGCCTGGAAAGTCAACGTGAGGCCCTGGAGGCCCAGGTCATTGAATTGCTCTGCCCGGCTGATGAAGGAGATAATAAAAATTCGTTCATTGAAATTCGTGCGGGGACGGGTGGAAGTGAGGCCGCACTCTTTGCCGGCGACCTCCTGCGGATGTATACGAAGTTTGCCGAGGCTAAGGGATTACGGGTCGAATTAATGGAATTTCAGGAAACCGGTCTTGGTGGGGTCAAAGAGGCGGTTTTGCTGGTTGAAGGCAAGGGAGCCTTTGGAAATTTTAAGTATGAAAGTGGGGTTCACCGGGTGCAGCGGGTTCCGACGACAGAGGCTAATGGACGAATTCATACATCCACGGCTACGGTCGCGGTGATGCCTGAGGTGGAAGAGGTAGAGGTCCACATTGATCCGAAAGATTTACGGATTGACACCTATTGTTCATCAGGGGCTGGTGGACAAAGTGTGAATACGACTTATTCTGCGATCCGGATTACTCATATTCCGACAGGAGTGGTCGTGACATGTCAGGACGAGCGGTCCCAACTAAAAAATCGAACGAAGGCCATGCGAACTCTTCGAACACGAATTGGTGATGCCGAGCGCGAAAAACAGGAAGCCTCTATTGCCCAACAACGCCGTTCCCAAGTCGGGACAGGGGAACGGAGTGAGAAAATCCGCACGTATAATTTTCCACAAAATCGCGTGACCGACCATCGAATCGGGCTGACGTTGCATAAATTGGATCGAGTGATGGAAGGCGACCTTGACGGGTTAATCGCGGCCCTCAAAGCCCAATGA
- the rpmE gene encoding 50S ribosomal protein L31, protein MKKGIHPAYEFANVSCACGMTYQTRTTVGDLKVDICSSCHPFFTGTQKIVDAEGRVERFNKKYAKTAKPKAKA, encoded by the coding sequence ATGAAAAAGGGCATTCATCCGGCTTATGAATTTGCAAATGTGAGTTGTGCGTGCGGAATGACTTATCAAACCCGGACGACCGTGGGAGACTTAAAGGTCGACATCTGTTCCAGTTGCCATCCGTTTTTCACGGGTACCCAGAAAATTGTGGATGCCGAAGGACGGGTGGAACGTTTCAATAAAAAATACGCCAAAACGGCGAAGCCCAAAGCCAAAGCTTAA
- the rho gene encoding transcription termination factor Rho, with product MYLAELKQKSIGELNEIARDLKIDGAPNLRKQELIFSILQGQSDKNGVIFGEGVLETLSDGFGFLRAPDSNYLPGPDDIYISPSQIRRFNLRTGDIVSGQIRPPKDGERYFALLKVEKINYDEPEVQRDKILFDNLTPLYPEERINLEFDPEEYCTRVMELTTPIGKGQRGLIVAAPRTGKTMLLQAVARAIIANHPEIVLIVLLIDERPEEVTDWQRQVKAAEVISSTFDEPPQRHAQVAEIVMEKAKRLVEHKRDVVILLDSVTRLARAYNTISPPSGKVLSGGLDSNALQRPKRFFGAARNIEFGGSLTILATALVDTGSRMDDVIFEEFKGTGNMEVHLDRRLADKRLFPAIDISQSGTRKEELLVDRDRLNKMWILRKVLSPLGTMEAMEFLMDKIGGTKSNNEFLQSMNR from the coding sequence ATGTATCTTGCCGAATTGAAGCAAAAGTCCATTGGAGAATTAAATGAAATCGCGCGTGATCTAAAAATTGATGGCGCGCCAAATTTACGAAAGCAAGAGCTGATTTTCTCTATTCTTCAAGGGCAGAGCGACAAGAACGGAGTCATTTTCGGAGAGGGAGTCCTGGAGACTCTGTCAGATGGATTTGGATTTCTCCGGGCCCCGGATTCCAACTACCTGCCAGGACCCGATGATATTTATATTTCTCCGTCTCAAATTCGACGATTTAATTTGCGAACCGGTGATATTGTGTCAGGGCAGATTCGTCCGCCGAAGGACGGAGAGCGGTATTTTGCGCTCTTGAAAGTCGAAAAAATTAATTATGATGAGCCTGAGGTGCAGCGGGATAAAATTCTGTTCGATAACCTCACTCCGCTGTATCCTGAAGAGCGGATCAACCTTGAATTTGATCCTGAAGAGTATTGCACGAGAGTGATGGAACTCACGACGCCCATTGGCAAGGGGCAACGGGGATTGATCGTGGCGGCTCCCAGAACGGGAAAGACCATGCTCTTGCAGGCTGTGGCGCGGGCCATTATTGCGAATCATCCGGAAATTGTCTTGATTGTCCTCCTGATTGATGAACGACCTGAAGAAGTTACCGACTGGCAGCGCCAGGTCAAAGCCGCCGAAGTCATTAGCTCCACATTTGATGAGCCGCCTCAGCGTCATGCCCAAGTGGCGGAGATTGTCATGGAAAAAGCCAAGCGTTTGGTCGAACATAAACGGGATGTGGTGATTTTGTTAGACAGTGTAACTCGATTGGCGCGTGCCTATAATACGATTTCCCCTCCCAGTGGAAAGGTGTTATCCGGCGGTTTGGATTCCAATGCCCTGCAACGACCTAAACGGTTTTTTGGTGCCGCCAGAAATATCGAATTTGGTGGAAGTTTGACGATTCTGGCCACAGCATTGGTGGATACTGGAAGTCGAATGGACGATGTTATTTTTGAAGAGTTTAAGGGCACGGGAAACATGGAGGTGCACCTGGATCGTCGGTTGGCGGATAAACGGCTCTTCCCGGCCATCGATATCAGTCAATCCGGTACGAGGAAAGAAGAGTTGCTGGTTGATCGCGACCGTCTGAACAAAATGTGGATTCTCCGAAAGGTGCTCAGCCCTCTCGGGACCATGGAGGCGATGGAATTTCTCATGGATAAAATTGGCGGAACCAAGAGTAATAATGAGTTCTTGCAATCTATGAATCGATAA
- a CDS encoding DUF2203 domain-containing protein — MSDSGFPFSSERIFTLSEANGLIPELEQFWDNIRAGRQILMDTREEVKKASAQASSGGGTVMGVQYIKGLQDINGSLHAIQELGVVIKDVEIGLCDFPFLLDDRLVFLCWKSGEKQVRWWHDIDSGYANRQPLEDPNP; from the coding sequence ATGTCTGATTCAGGTTTTCCCTTTTCCAGTGAACGGATTTTCACCCTCTCCGAAGCCAACGGATTAATTCCCGAGCTGGAACAATTTTGGGACAATATTAGGGCAGGACGCCAAATACTTATGGACACCAGGGAAGAAGTCAAAAAAGCCAGCGCCCAAGCCTCATCTGGAGGAGGAACGGTCATGGGCGTCCAATATATCAAAGGGTTACAAGACATCAATGGCAGCCTGCATGCCATTCAAGAACTCGGCGTGGTGATCAAAGATGTTGAAATTGGATTATGTGATTTCCCATTTTTGCTTGATGACCGCCTGGTATTTTTATGTTGGAAATCCGGAGAAAAACAGGTTCGCTGGTGGCACGATATTGACAGCGGATATGCGAACAGACAACCCTTAGAAGACCCGAATCCATAG
- a CDS encoding YciI family protein, translated as MKFVILGKDGPEGAQKRPLYREAHLKRLEAWAQQGKVILAGPLTDKIGSLIVVEAESLEEVQAFANDDPYTLHGVFQEVTIHPFLQVFPKAKLSL; from the coding sequence ATGAAATTCGTAATTTTAGGAAAAGATGGTCCTGAAGGCGCACAAAAACGCCCCCTCTATCGGGAAGCCCACCTCAAACGGCTAGAGGCGTGGGCCCAACAAGGCAAAGTTATTTTGGCTGGGCCTCTGACCGATAAAATAGGGAGCTTAATCGTGGTCGAAGCAGAATCACTCGAAGAAGTCCAAGCATTTGCCAACGATGATCCCTATACCCTTCATGGGGTTTTTCAAGAAGTCACTATCCACCCGTTTCTACAGGTGTTTCCCAAAGCGAAGCTTTCACTTTAA
- a CDS encoding EVE domain-containing protein: MQYWLFKSEPTTFSIDDLVASPRKTTCWEGVRNYQARNFLKSMNVGDLGFFYHSNTDPPAIVGIVKVVKAAYPDAFAFDSSSRYFDPRSSPDSPRWFLVDVQFVKKFSQPLPLDQLRTVKGLEKMELLRKGSRLSIQPVRPEEWQRVLDVVQNNTEHSSAPK; encoded by the coding sequence GTGCAGTATTGGTTGTTCAAATCAGAGCCGACAACATTTTCCATTGATGATCTGGTTGCCTCTCCCCGTAAGACCACATGTTGGGAAGGCGTGCGAAATTACCAGGCTCGAAATTTCCTGAAATCCATGAATGTTGGGGATTTGGGATTTTTTTACCATAGTAATACCGACCCGCCAGCCATAGTTGGAATTGTTAAAGTAGTTAAGGCCGCTTATCCTGACGCCTTTGCATTCGATTCAAGTAGCCGGTATTTTGATCCGCGTAGTTCGCCGGATTCGCCACGTTGGTTCCTTGTGGATGTCCAATTCGTTAAAAAGTTTTCTCAGCCCTTGCCTTTGGATCAGTTGAGGACCGTTAAGGGATTAGAAAAAATGGAACTGCTTCGTAAAGGTTCCCGGCTCTCGATTCAACCAGTGCGTCCGGAGGAATGGCAACGGGTGTTGGATGTTGTTCAAAACAATACAGAGCATTCGTCCGCCCCAAAGTAG
- a CDS encoding carbon starvation protein A: MSVWNKIGWLGLAGLCAVAFGHVVGLVNPHEKVNGLWLVIAAACFYVLAYRFYGRFLAQRVMNLDDRRRTPAHRLEDGTNFYPANKYILFGHHFAAIAGAGPLLGPILAAQFGFLPGFLWIVIGAVLAGAVQDFIILVASMRRNGRSLPEIAHAELGPITGMATAIAVLFIVVVALAGLGLAVVNALYHNAWGTFTIVMTIPIALLMGLYLQKIRQGQVGEMTLIGLGLLIGAILVGRTVAQSEWAEWFLWDRTTLTWSLAAYGFLASVLPVWMLLVPRDYLSTFMKLGVIALLAVGVIVLAPTIEMPRTTIFTEGNGPIIPGTLFPFLFITIACGAISGFHSLVSSGTTPKLISRESQAIVGYGAMLLESFVGVVALIAACLLVPGDYFAINTSLSADTLQTMGFPTARITELSTLVEVDVSSRPGGAVSLAVGMASIFSSLPGMSGLMAYWYQFALLFEALFILTTIDAGTRVARYLVQELGGRFYTPLKQINWWPGVLGASLFVVGGWGYLIGTGSIATIWPMFGAANQLLGMLALCIATTVLIKMNKKAYLWVTVIPMVFVGVITLAGCYELLVIFINRALSTEGSQSLTMAINASLVGLVAMLALIVLTDSARKWYGYLIHKQPLNSTEVIEGEGIQLPAGRCC; the protein is encoded by the coding sequence ATGTCTGTATGGAACAAGATCGGATGGCTAGGACTCGCCGGACTCTGTGCCGTGGCCTTCGGCCATGTCGTAGGCCTAGTCAATCCTCACGAAAAAGTGAACGGACTCTGGCTCGTGATCGCCGCCGCCTGCTTCTACGTGTTGGCCTACCGGTTCTATGGCCGGTTTTTGGCACAGCGGGTCATGAATCTGGACGATCGACGTCGCACTCCCGCCCACCGGCTGGAGGACGGCACCAATTTCTATCCCGCCAACAAATACATTCTCTTCGGCCATCATTTTGCGGCTATCGCCGGAGCCGGCCCATTACTCGGTCCGATATTGGCGGCACAATTTGGCTTCCTTCCGGGGTTTTTATGGATTGTCATTGGCGCGGTTCTGGCAGGCGCAGTTCAGGATTTTATTATCCTTGTCGCCTCCATGAGGCGAAATGGCCGCTCACTTCCGGAGATCGCCCACGCTGAATTAGGTCCCATCACCGGGATGGCCACAGCGATTGCCGTACTCTTCATCGTGGTGGTGGCACTAGCCGGATTAGGCCTGGCGGTGGTAAATGCGCTTTATCATAATGCCTGGGGCACCTTTACCATCGTCATGACCATTCCCATCGCCTTGCTCATGGGGTTATACCTTCAAAAAATTCGCCAGGGACAAGTCGGAGAAATGACGCTGATCGGCTTAGGACTCCTGATAGGAGCCATTCTCGTCGGCCGGACCGTGGCACAATCAGAATGGGCTGAATGGTTTTTATGGGATCGAACCACGCTCACATGGAGCCTTGCGGCATATGGTTTTCTTGCCTCAGTTCTCCCCGTCTGGATGTTGTTAGTGCCCCGGGATTATCTCTCAACATTTATGAAATTAGGCGTGATCGCCCTTCTGGCCGTGGGCGTCATAGTACTCGCGCCCACCATTGAAATGCCTCGCACCACCATATTTACAGAGGGCAATGGACCGATCATTCCAGGAACGTTGTTTCCGTTTCTTTTTATCACCATTGCCTGTGGGGCCATTTCCGGCTTTCATTCCCTGGTCTCATCAGGAACGACGCCCAAGTTGATTAGTCGGGAATCTCAGGCCATCGTCGGCTACGGTGCCATGCTTCTGGAAAGCTTTGTCGGAGTGGTGGCACTCATCGCCGCCTGCCTTCTCGTTCCCGGCGACTATTTTGCCATCAACACGAGCCTGTCCGCAGACACCCTGCAAACTATGGGATTTCCAACCGCCCGCATTACAGAACTCTCCACGCTTGTTGAGGTAGATGTATCGAGTCGTCCGGGAGGTGCGGTATCCCTGGCCGTTGGCATGGCCTCGATTTTTTCAAGCTTGCCGGGGATGTCCGGGCTCATGGCCTACTGGTATCAATTTGCGCTCTTGTTCGAAGCCCTGTTCATTTTGACCACAATTGATGCCGGGACGCGGGTCGCCCGGTATCTGGTTCAGGAATTAGGGGGACGATTCTATACCCCGCTCAAACAAATTAATTGGTGGCCCGGAGTATTAGGCGCCAGTCTGTTCGTAGTGGGAGGCTGGGGGTATCTCATTGGCACAGGATCCATTGCGACCATCTGGCCGATGTTTGGAGCAGCCAATCAATTACTCGGTATGCTGGCTCTCTGTATTGCCACGACCGTGCTCATCAAGATGAACAAGAAAGCCTATCTGTGGGTGACGGTGATCCCGATGGTATTTGTGGGCGTGATTACCCTGGCGGGATGCTATGAACTCCTGGTGATCTTTATCAATCGGGCTCTCTCAACAGAAGGGTCGCAAAGCCTGACCATGGCTATCAATGCCTCACTCGTCGGCCTGGTGGCCATGCTCGCACTCATTGTCCTCACAGACAGCGCCAGAAAATGGTACGGCTATCTCATACACAAACAGCCACTGAACAGCACCGAAGTGATCGAAGGGGAAGGCATTCAACTTCCCGCAGGACGGTGCTGCTAA
- a CDS encoding YajQ family cyclic di-GMP-binding protein yields the protein MADNYSFDVISRIDMQEMKNVVDQTEKEVGQRFDFKGSKTELTLKEKDKQLVVISDDDYKLNAVLDILKAKCVKRNVSLKGLTYGKVEEALGGTVRQTITIQSGLPEDKAKAITKSIKEAKFKAQGQIQGEQVRVQSKSKDELQAVMKHLKGQDFGLDLQFENYR from the coding sequence ATGGCAGACAACTATTCCTTCGACGTCATTTCTCGCATCGACATGCAGGAAATGAAAAATGTGGTGGATCAAACCGAAAAAGAAGTCGGACAACGCTTTGATTTCAAAGGATCCAAAACCGAATTGACGCTAAAAGAAAAGGACAAACAATTAGTGGTAATTTCGGATGACGACTACAAACTCAACGCTGTCTTGGATATCCTTAAGGCCAAATGCGTCAAACGAAATGTGTCGTTGAAAGGCCTAACGTATGGCAAAGTAGAAGAGGCCTTAGGCGGCACGGTACGCCAAACCATTACCATTCAGAGCGGGCTTCCGGAAGACAAGGCGAAAGCCATCACGAAATCGATTAAAGAGGCCAAATTCAAGGCCCAGGGACAAATTCAAGGGGAACAAGTCAGGGTGCAAAGCAAAAGCAAAGACGAACTGCAAGCCGTCATGAAACATCTCAAAGGGCAAGACTTCGGACTCGATCTCCAATTTGAAAATTATCGGTAA
- a CDS encoding DUF3047 domain-containing protein produces the protein MKVGEGNGQVQVVQEDHRRVLRLEIERRCMSWSRSLTANSPANPFLSWEWSVLTLPTAEAIRQSSQGDHCTAFYLRFSSREAPSRQTILEYI, from the coding sequence AAAGTGGGAGAAGGGAACGGACAGGTTCAGGTGGTACAAGAAGACCATCGTAGAGTCTTGCGTCTTGAAATTGAGCGGAGATGTATGAGTTGGTCCCGTTCGCTGACGGCAAATAGTCCAGCAAATCCTTTCCTCTCCTGGGAGTGGAGCGTGCTCACGCTGCCTACCGCCGAAGCGATCAGACAATCCTCACAAGGCGATCACTGTACCGCTTTTTACTTGAGGTTTTCATCCAGAGAGGCGCCAAGCAGGCAAACCATTCTTGAATATATTTGA